ATCGGCCAGACCGAGGACGGCGAGGGTCGTCGCGCGTTCTCGCTGGTCCTCCAGACGCGCGAGCAGCACATCCGCGGCGCCAAGGCGACGAGCAACATCTGCACCAACCAGGGCCTGCTCGCGATGCGCGCCACCATGTACATGACCGCGATGGGCCCCGCCGGCATCCGCGAGGTCGCCGAGCAGTGCTGGCACAAGGCGCACTACCTCGCGAAGAAGATCGCGGCGATCCCCGGCTTCTCCCTGCGCTACCAGGGCGAGTTCTTCCACGAGTTCGTCGTGAAGTGCCCCGGCCCGGTCACCCCGATCGTCGAGCACTGCAAGAAGCACGGCTTCCTGCCGGGCGTCGCGCTGAACGCGCGCCGCCTCGGTCGCCCCGGCGCACCGGATGAGTTGCTGATCGCCGTCACCGAGAAGCGCACGCGCGAGGAACTCGACGCGTTCGCGAAGTGCCTCTCCGAAGCCCCCCGCGCCTGACCTTGATCTCACACGCTTCCCCCGCCCCTCGAGGGTTCACGCTGATATGACCACGATGCAGCCCAACACGCGTCCGGTTTCGATCGACCTCCACGGCGCCGACGGCGCGCCGGTCCGCGCCGCGTCCGTCGCGCAGACGCGCGGCGAGCGACCGACCGAGCCGCTGATCTTCGAGAAGTCGGCGCCCGGCGCCCGCGCGATCGACATGCCGAATCTGGATGTCGACGCCACGCCCCTGCCGGCGTCGCTCGCCGGGAACGCGCCCGACTGGCCCGAGCTGGGCCAGCTGCAGGTGATCCGTCACTACACGCACCTCTCGCAGCGGAACTTCGGCGTCGACGGCGAGTTCTACCCGCTCGGGTCGTGCACGATGAAGTACAACCCGCGCATCAACGAGTACGCCGCCGCCCAGCCCGGCTTCGCGCACATTCATCCTCTCCAGGACGACGCGGACGTGCAGGGCGCGCTGAAGCTGCTCTACGAGACGCGCCTGATGCTACAGGAGGTTGCGGGCCTTCCCGAGGCGTCGCTGCAGCCCGCCGCGGGCGCGCACGGAGAGTACACCGCCCTCAAGGTCATGCGCGCGTACTTCCGCGATATCGGCCAGGCCTCGCGCAGCGTCGTCTTCGCTCCCGACAACGCCCACGGCACCAACCCCGCCTCCTGCGCGATGTGCGGCGCCAACGTCGTCGCCATCAAGACCGTCAACGGCTACACCGACATCGACGCCCTCAAGCGCGCGATCGACGACGCCGGCGCCGAGAACGTCGCCGGGCTGATGATCACCAACCCCAACACCGCCGGCCTCTTCGACAGCTATGTCGCCGACATCGCCGACATCATCCACCAGGCGGGCGGCCTGCTCTATCTCGACGGCGCCAACATGAACGCCATCCTGGGCAAGACCCGCCCGGGCGACTTCGGCGCCGACATGATGCACTACAACACACACAAGACCTTCAGCACGCCCCACGGCTGCGGCGGCCCGGGCGCCGGGCCCATCGCGGTGCGCGACTTCCTCGCGCCGTATCTGCCCGTGCCCCAGGTCATCAAGAAGCCCGACGGGACCTACGCGCTTGAGTACGACCGCCCCAAGAGCATCGGCAAGGTGCGATCGTTCATCGGCCAGGTCGGCGTGCTGGTGCGCTGCTGGACCTACATGCGCGCCTGCGGCCCCGACGGCCTGCGCGACGTGGCCGAGCTGTCGGTGCTCAACGCGAACTACCTCGCGGCGCGCCTGCGTCACCGCTACGAGATGCCCTTCTTCGCCCCCGAGGAGGGCCGGTACGCGGCCCACGAGTTCGTGACCGTGCCGCAGAACCTGCTCGACAAGGGGATCTCGCTGCTCGACATCGTCAAGCGTCTGATCGACTACCGCATCCACCCGCCGACCATGCACTGGCCGGTGCGCAACTGCCTGATGGTCGAGCCGACCGAGACCGAGGGCAAAGATGTGCTGGATCGCTTCGTCGACGCCATGCTGCGCATCGCGGACGAGATCGAGAAAGACCCGAAGGGCATGGCCGAGGCGCCCCGCGACGCGATCGTCCGGCGTCTCGACATCGTGGCCGCCGACCGCAAGCCGATCCTCGTCCACGAGGGCTGAGCCTGCCCATCCCGCTGTTTATTCGGACGCCCGCCCGGTTCGCGAACCCGGGCGGGCGTTTCGCGTCAGAAACGCCGATGGAACACCTTGTGCGAACCGCCCTCGTCGTCGTAGCCAGTCTGTCGATCGTCTTCACCGCGTCGTGGGCCCAGCAGGGTTCGTCGCAGAACCAGACGCCGGCCGGCGTGCGCGTGATGATCACCTCGGATCGCGTCGCCGGGTTCGCCGATCACACGACGATGATGCTCGGCCTGTTCGACACCAGCGGGCTGGTGGTCACTCGAGAGCGGTTCCTCGCGCCAGGGTCGCGACGCGACCCGCTGCCGGCGCTGGTCGCGCCGGCGCGGAGGCCCGCGGACGGCGCGGACTTCCCCGGGGCGAAGGAGCCGGTCGTGATGCTGGAGGTCGACGGGCTGGCCGTCGCCTACCCGCTGGGGGCGCTGATCTACCACGCGGTGATCAACGACACCATCGGCGACACGCCGGTCGCGATCTGGTACGACCCGATCTCGGGCGGACTGGCGGCGTTCCGGCGCGACGTGCCCGCGCGACGGGCGATCTCCGGCGCCGAGACTCCTCGCGAGTTCCGCCTTTCCGGGTTGCTGCTGCACGGATCGTCGGTTCTCTATGACCGCGGGACGAAGTCGCTGTTCTCTCCGCTCGAAGGGCGGGGGCTCAGCGGCCCGTTCGCCGACGCGCGTCTCGATTCGCTGCCGTTCCGCGTCCTGTCGTTTGACGAGTTCCGCGCGATACGGCGCGCCGGCGAGGTCGTCGCCCGCCCCATGGGCACCACGTTCGATTACTCGGTGAACCCGTACGCCGAGTTCCAGCTCGACCCTGGCATCGTCTACATGCAGGTCACGAACGACCAGCGCACCCACCCGAAAGCCAGCGGCGTGGGCATCGCGAGCCCCACCCCCGAACGCAACGCCTTCTTCGTCCCGCTCACTGCGCTGGATAAAGGCGACCGGTCCTTCATGACCGACGCAGGGAGCGTGGTCGTCGGGCTCACGCCCGAGGGCACGGTGGTGATCAAGGAGTGTCCGCCGGGAGTGACGGTGGCGCAGACGTACTTCGCGAACTGGGTGAGCGCGCACCCGACGAGCAGTCTGGCGGTGAGCGTCGATGTGCGCGACCTGCCTATCTCGCAGCCGCGCTGAGACGAATCAGAGCAGCGCGACGGGGTCGACATCGATCGCCGCCGTCGCGTCGCTTCGCAGCAGGCCGGCGTTGCGCATCGCCGTGAGCGCGCTCTGCAGGGGCCCGGCGCTGGGCGCGAGCAGTTCGATCGCGATGCGGTGCTTGCCGGCGATGCGGCTGAGCGGGCAGGGCATCGGTCCCCGGATGAGGACGGTCTGGTCGGCGCCTTGACGCAGCGCGGATTCCAGATCGGACGCGCGGTCGAACGCCTTCGCGTAGTCGTCGTCCCGGATGACGATGCGGGCCATCCGCGCGAACGGGGGGAGACCCGCTCGCTCGCGCTGCGACAGTTCTTCCTGCGCGAAACCCTCGTAATCGTGGCGTGAGGCGAACCGCACCGCCGGCGTTTTCGGCGCGAGCGTCTGGACGATGACGACGCCCGGCTTGTCGCTGCGCCCGGCGCGACCGGCGACCTGGCTGACGAGCTGGAAGGTCCGTTCGGCGGCGCGGAAGTCCGGCAGGTTGATGGCCGTGTCGGCGTGCACGACGCCGACGAGCCGGACGCTCGGGAAGTCCAGGCCCTTGGCGACCATCTGCGTGCCGAGAAGAACGCGTGCGTCGCCCTTGCGAAAGCGCTCGAGCGCGAGGAAGTAGTCGCGCCCGCCGCGCATGGTGTCGCTGTCGAGCCGGAGCATGGTGTCGCCCGAGCGCAGATCGGCGAAGTCGCGGGCGAGTTCCTCCTCGACGCGCTGAGTGCCGAGCCCGAAGACGCTGACCTTGCGTTCGCACGACGGGCAGTGCGAGGGGAGGAGCTTCTCAGCGAGACAGTGGTGGCATCGGACGACGCCCCCCCGGCCCGGGTCGAGGCGTTTGTCTTTGTGGAAGACCATGGTCGCGTCGCAGTCGTCGCAGGTCATGATCCAGCCGCAGCGATGGTCGGGGCAGCAGATGTAGTTCGCGTAGCCGCGCCGGTTGAGCAGCAGGATTGCCTGGGCGCCCTCGTCGAGCGTGCGGCGCAGGGCGGTCTCGAGCGTCGGGCCGAGCAGGCGGACCCGGTTCTCCGACCACGGGCGTTTGCGCCGCTCCTCCGCGAGGTCGACCACGACGACCCTTGGCAGGCGCATGCCCGCCGGGCGGGTGCGCATCGTCGAGAGGACGAAGCGCCCGTCGAGGGCGTTTTTCCATGATTCGAGCGACGGGGTCGCGCTGCCGAGCACCACGGGGCAGCCCTCGATCTGGGCGCGCTTGATCGCGACATCGCGCGCGTGGTACCGAGGGAGCTGGTCCTGCTTGTACGAGTTGTCGTGCTCCTCGTCGACGACGATCAGGCCGAGCCGATGCGGCGTGGGCGCGAAGACGGCGCTGCGCGCCCCCACCACCACCCGGGCGGCGCCGCTCGCGACAGCCGACCACTGCTGGTTGCGCTGCGCCGAGGTCAGGCCGGAGTGCAGCACCGCCACGCCCTCGCGACCGAACCTTGCGAGGAATCGCGCCGAGGTCTGCGGCGTCAGCGAGATCTCGGGGACAAGCACGATCGCGGATCGCCCCTGCGCCAGCACCCGCTCGATCGCATCGAGGTACACCTCGGTCTTTCCCGAGCCGGTCACGCCCCTGAGCAGGTGCACGGCGAAAGTGTCAAGGCCGCCGACGATCCTCGCGAGCGCGGCACGCTGCTCGTCGCTGAGAGTGACGCGGGCCGCGTCGCCTGGTGTGACCTCGCCCCAGGCGGCGCGCACCGTGGTCACGCGGACCTCGCGCAGGACGCCCTCGCGCACGAATCGGTTCACCGGCGCGATCGTCGCAGCCCCGAGCGCCTTCTGCAGCGCGCGCGGCTCGACGGGCCAGGCCGACGTGTCGCCCATTCGGGCGCGGAGCGCCTCGACCAGCGGCGCGAGCGAGGGCGTCGGCTTCATGGCATCGAGACGCTCACTCGCGTCGGGGGCGGGCTCGAGCGCAGAGCGCGTGACGACGCCGATGTCGTGCTTGACGGCGGCGGGCGTCATGCTGGCGAAGACCATGCCTATGGGGCAGAGGTAGTAGCGAGCCATCCACTTGGCGAGCTCGACGAGCGCCGGGGGAAGTCCGCCGCTGAGCCGGCGCTTCACCGGCTTGATGCGCGCCGGATCGAGTGTGGTGCTGTCGAGGATCTCGATGACGTACCCGGCGACCGGGGCGTTGCCCCTGCCGAGCGGAGCTTCGACGCGTTCACCCATGCGCACCGACGCGAGCGAGTCGGGCAGGGCGTAGGTGAGCCCGTCGGGGTGGTCGACGCCGCGTTCGGGCGCGAGGCGCACGAAGCGCCCTCGCGTTTCACCGTGTTCGGGTTCGGCTGCGGCAAAGAGTCCCGACGACTTCATCGCGTCAGCGTACGCGACGGTCGGGCCGGGCGGATTCAGTCGGGCCTGGGGCCTTGCGCCTCCTGCTGGCGCCTGCGCCGGAGCTCGTCAACCGCGGCGTCCTCGACGCCTTTCTGGCGCTGGGCGATCGACTCGCGCAGCATCTCGGCGAGCGGGGCGCCGATCTCGGGATTGAAGCTCATGGCGATGCGCGTGGGGGTGAGCCCCTGCTCGGCGCCGGCGCTGGGGTCGGCGCCGGCGTTGAGCAAGCGACGGACGAGGGTCTGGTTGCCCGTCCCGACGGCCAGCATAAGGGGCGTCCAGCCCGAGTACTGGCTGACCTTGCACTGCGCCTCGATATCGGCTCCGGCTCGCACGAGCGGGTCGAGCGTCGCCATCGTGCGCGCCATGTGGATCGGGCGCCATCCATCGTTGTCGGTGATGTCGGGGTCGGCGCCGCGGCGCAGCAGCATCGCCGTCACGAGGCCGGCCCCCTTCGAGGTGGCGTAGTGCAGGGCGGTCCGCCCGTTCGAATCCCGCGTGTTCACGGGGGCGCCGGCGTCGAGGAGGCGCTTCACGACCTCGGGGCTGGGCGCGGCGGCGGCGGCCATGAGCGGGGTGAGTCCGAAATTGTTGCTCGCGTCGTTGCGCGCACCCAGCTCGAGCAGCGCCATCACGGGCTGCTCGCGAGCGTTGATCGCGGCGATGAGCAGCGGCGTCGACCCGTCGGCGGCCTGGGTTTCGACGGACATGCCCGCCTCGACGAGCGCGCGGACCGTGTCGGCGTTCGCGGTGCGTCCTTCGACCGCCCAGTGCAGCGCGTTGAGCCCCTGCGGGCTGCGGCGCGACCGATCGGCGTTGGCGGCGAGCAGGTAACGCACGGCTCCGGCGTTGCCGACGCGTGCCGCGGTCATGAGCGGCGTGCGCCCCCGGTTGTCGGCGAGGTCGATCAGCGCGCCGGCGTCGATGAGCGCCTTGACCATCCCGGGATCGCGACCCAGGCCGGCGGCCCAGTGCAGGGCGGTCGATCCGTCCTGGCTGCGAAGATTCACCTCGACGCCTCGCTCGATCACGGCGAGGATCTTGGCGACCGAGCCCTCGGTGCTCGACGCCCACATGAGCACGCTGATCCGTCGGTCGTCCACGGCGCGCGGGTCAGCGCCGCGATCCATGAGGTACCGCATCGTCGCGTCGTCGGCGTCCCGGCCCGCGAGCATCAACGCTGTGGCGCCCGCGAAAATTCCGCCCTGGATCCGCAGGTCGATCTCGACGCCCTTGTCGAGCTCCTGCTGGACGGTCAGCACATCGCCCTTCATCGCGGCGACGTGGATCGGCTCGAACCGCGACATGTTCTGGGAGCCCTGCTCCTCCTGCGGCGGGGTGACCACCTGCACCTGCGCGAGGGCGGGGAAAGACATCGATGCGGCACAAATCGCGGCGAGGACGGCGAAGCGGGAGGGCGAGGGCATAGGTCGTGCGTGCTCCAACACGGGATGACTCGGGAGATCGGTCGGCCTGGGGGGGCGTCGACGCCTGCTCGGACGCGAGGCTCGAGCCCGGGTTCCGGGCGGGAAGGCGGCGGAGTTGTATCGGCGTTCGGGGGGCCCAACGCGAGGGCCCGGGCCCGAGAATACCCCCCTCCGCTCGCGAAACCCTGTCTACACTGAGCCCGAAGATGCATCACACGACCCACGCCCGACTCGCGCTCGCCGATGGCTCCCTCTTCGAAGGAGCGGCCTTCGGCGCGACGGACAAGCCGCGCACTATCGCCGCCGAGGTGGTGTTCAACACCGCTATGACGGGCTACCAGGAATCGCTCACCGACCCCTCGTACACGGGCCAGATCCTCGTCGAGACCGCGCCGCTGGTCGGCAACACCGGGACGAACCCTCAGGACGTTGAATCGACCCGGGTGCAGGTCTCCGGGTTCGTCGTGCGCGAGCTCGCGCAGCGACACTCGAACTACCGGGCCGACAGCGATCTCTCGGCGTATCTCGCTTCCAACGGCGTGCTCGGGCTCGCCGATGTCGACACGCGCGCTTTGGCGCGTCGGCTCCGCGTCGCCGGCGTCATGGCGGGCGTTCTCTCGAACGACCCGACGATCTCCGACGCCGACCTCGTCAGACTCGCACGGGAGGCGCACGACACGACCGGGCAGAACCTCGTCCCGCTCGTTGGCTGCTCCTCTCGTCAGAGCTGGAGGGACACGCTCGGAGAGTGGGCCCCCACAGCGTCGCTGGGCGGTGCGCCCGGCAAGACCCTGCGCGCCGACGGCGAGACCCGCCGGAGGGTGCTCGCGCTCGACTGCGGCGCCAAGTGGAACATCCTGCGTCACCTGACGCAGCGTGGCTGCGAGGTCGTCGTGGCGCCCCACGACACCCCCGCCGCCGAGATCCGCGCCGCGGCCGATCGGGGGGAGATCGACGGGCTGTTCGTCTCGAACGGCCCCGGCGACCCGGCGGCGGTGACAACGACGATCGACACGCTCCGTGCGCTGGTCGGGGGCGAACCGGGGAGCGTCGTCCCGACCTTCGGGATCTGCCTTGGCCACCAGCTGCTGAGTCTGGCGCTGGGCGCGAAGACCTACAAGCTGAAGTTCGGGCATCGAGGCGTGAATCAGCCCGTGCGGAACCTGCTGACCGGGCGGGTGGAGATCACCAGCCAGAACCACGGGTACGCCGTCGACACCGACTCGCTGTCCAGGGTCGGTGGGGAAGCGACGCACGTGAACCTGAACGACCATTCGCTCGCCGGCTTCCGGATGACGGATCGCCCGGTGTTCGCGGTGCAGCATCACCCCGAGGCAAGCCCCGGGCCGCATGACGCGAATTACCTGTTCGACGGGTTCGTGCGGATGATGGAATCGAAGAGCCCGGTGTCCGCTGCGTCGCTGACCAGCGCCCGCTGACAGACCTTCTGGCGAACAGCCGATCGCTATCGCGAACATTCTGCGTCCGCGTGCCGGTGTTCCCGCCGGATTCAGGCCCCTGTCAGGCGTCGGGTCATCCGTGCCGACGGGGCGGCAAGGAAAAAGGGGCTCAGCGTCACAGAATTTCGCGCGCGGGTGCAGCACCTTCACAAAGAAGGGCGTATCGCTCCCGGGCTTGCGTCCGGGAAGCACGCGGGCTATGTTCCGCGTCCCAGCCCGACGGAGGCCCAAACCGTCTGCCTGTGAACCCTCGCCTTCTGTGTGTGCGTGTGTGTGACGCGGCGAGGAAAACAAAGGTCCAATGCTCACCGCGCGTAAAAATCCCCGACGGCGCGGTCTCCATTTCGGGTGTTTCGTGGAGAGAAGCCGAATGCCAACCCCCCGGCGTCGTTCCCCCCGCATGCTGCTCAGCACTACCGCGGCGGCCATCTTCTTCGCCTCACCTTTCTCGCTGGCGAGCGCCGATCCCGGCGCGTCGCTCGAGGAGGCGGCCACGCTGCTGCGCGACGGCCAGCTGGTGCGTGCTCGCCACGTCGTGGGCGAGTTGACGCCGGCGTCGCTCAGCGCCGAGCAGCGTGCCCGCGCCACCGAGCTGATCGCGTCGATCGATCGACGCCTCCGCTCGCTGGACGTCGTCGAGGTGAGTCTGCAGAAGGCAGAGCTCGCGATGGAGCTCGGCGATCTGCGCGAGGCGGACCGCCAGGCCTCCGCCGCCCGTCGCCATCGCGCCGCCAGCGAAGCGCAGAAGGCCCGCGCCTCGGAGCTGCTCGATCGTTCGGCGCAGTCGAAGCGTGACTTCGCGCCGCTCGTGGACTCGACCCTCGCGCAGGCCGTCAGCGACTTCGTCGCCGGCGACTTCGGCGCGGCCAAGGCCGGCTTCGACGCGGTCTATCGCGCCGGCGTCGACCTCAACGGCGAGCAGATCCGCACCATCGAGCAGCACCGCACGCGCATCATCGAGCTCGAGCGCGAGCGCGGCGAGGCGTTCACCCTCGACTCCGTGTCGCTCGGCTCCCTCCAGCCCGGGCGCGTTGATCGCACGCAGGACCCGCGCCCCTCGCGCGGCCAGCAGCCCGACCAGCCCCCGGCCGAGCAGCCCGCGGAGCCGGCCCCGATCGAGCTTGATGAGCCCGAGCCGGTCCCCGCCGCCCAGCCGGGCGCCGGCGCCGTCCAGCCCACCAGCGACGACCTGTTCCAGCAGGCGTTCCGCTTCGAGGCGCAGCGTTACCTGGCGGAAGCCGACGCGGCGTTCGTGAGCGGTCGCTACGCCGAGGCCGAGCAGAAGTACGCGCTGGCGCTTGGGCCCTATCGCCAGTTCCTAGGCGCCGAAGAGGTCCAGCGCGCCGAGTCGCGACTCCAGGAGTCTCGCGTGCTGCTGCAGGGACGCCCGGGAATCCTGCCCGACGAGATCCAGTCCCGCCAGCTCCAGCGCGACCAGGCGGTCGCCGAGTTCGAGAACTTCGTGCGCCAGGCCGAGGACGCTCTGCGGACCGGCGATTTCGCCCGGGCTTCCGAGCTCGCCGGGCGCGCCCGGCTCTCGATCGCGCAGCGTCGCGATGTTTTCGCCGAGCGTGAGTACAACGATCGCATCACGCAGCAGGAGCGCCTGCTCCAGCGGATCCGCGACACGGAGGAAACTGCCCGCGTCGCCGCGATCAACCAGCAGGGCGCCGAGGCGGCGCGCCTGACCCGCGAGGCCGAGGCCCGCCAGGCGGCCGAGAAGTCTCGCAAGATCGCCGAGTCGATCGACCGGGTGCGTCAGCTCCAGAAGGAGCAGAAGTACAGCGAGGCGCTGCAGGTCGTCGACCAGATCCTCTTCCTCGAGCCCAACAACCCCACCGGTCTGCTGCTGCGCGACGTTCTCAAGGACGTCGTGATCTACCGCGAGTTCGACATGCTCCAGAGGGACAAGGCGTACTCGTACGCCAAAGAGTCCAACCGCATGCAGCGCGCGCTGGTGATCCCCGACGAGATCGTGAGCTACCCCTCCGACTGGCCCGAGATCAGCTTCCGTCGCGGCGAGCCCGTCGCGTACGACGAGCCTGTCGAGAACCGCGAGGTCCTCGCGAACCTCGAGAGCCGGCGCATCCCCGCGTCGTTCGCGTCGGCCCCGCTCGAGGACGTCCTCGAGTTCATCGCCGCGGTCGGCAATCTCAACGTCGACGTGGATTGGGACTCCCTGGCGAACATCGGCGTCAACCGCGACACCGAGATCACGCTGAACCTCCGACCCGTCCCGATGCGCGTGGTCCTCAACCGCGTGCTCGAGAAGGTCAGCCCCGACGAGTTCAGCCGCGCCGGCTGGGCGGTCACCGACGGCGTGCTCGTCGTCGCGTCTGACGAGGCCCTGCGTCGCAACACGTTCATTCGCATCTATGACATCCAGGACCTCATCTTCGAGATCCCCAACTACACCGAAGTGCCCCAGCTCGACCTCGACGCCGTGCTCCAGCAGGGCGGCGGCGGTGGCGGCGGCGGCGGCGGCCGAGGCGTCTTCCAGGTCAACGACCAGAACGACATCGAGCTCACCGACGCCGACCGAATCACCAACATCATCAACCTCATCCAGACCAACGTCGACTACGAGGGCTGGCAGGACAACGGCGGCACGACCGGGCGCATCCAGCAGCTCAACGGCAACCTGATCATCACCAACACCGCGCGCAATCACCGCGAGGTCGCCAACCTGCTCCGCCAGCTCCGCGAGATCCGCGAGCTGCAGATCAACGTCGAGGCGCGCTTCCTCGAGGTCGCGCAGGACTTCTTCGAGCAGATCGGTTTCGACCTCGACATCTACTTCAACGCGCAGAACGACCAGTACGACGCGACGCTCTTCCAAGAGCGCGCGTTCGGCGGCACCGGCTTCAACCAGGTGACCCCGGGCGGCACCACCTCAACCGTCCCCTCCGACCTTGTCGGGCGCCGTCAGACCGACACCACGCAGTGGAACATCAGCAACATCGACCCGGCGACCGGCGAGATCGAGTACCAGTTCACCCCCGTGAACACCTCGGTCATCGCGCCCGACGGGCTGTCGATCATCCCCGTCCAGAACGGGTCGCTCGGGCTGACCGAGACCCTTGCCAGCGGCAGCGCGCTCGCGGCGCAGATCCTCAGCGCCAACCCGGCGCTGGGCATCGCCGGCACCTTCCTCGACGAGATCCAGGTCGACTTTCTCGTCCAGGCCACGCAGGCCGACACCCGCAGCGTCTCGCTGACGGCGCCCCGCCTCACCCTCGTCAACAACCGCTACGCCAACATCGCTGTCGGCAACCAGCGCGCGTACGTCTCCGACCTCCAGCCCGTCGTCAGCACCTCGTCGGTTGGTTTCGACCCCACCGTCAGCTCGCTGAACACCGGCGTGACGCTGCTGCTTCGCGGCGTGGTCTCTTCCGACCGTCGCTACGTCACCCTCTCGATCGACACGCGCATCGCGCAGCTCGTGACCTTCCGCACCTTCGAAGTCACCGCGGCGGTCGCGGGCGGCGGCGACGGCGCGGGCGGCTCGGCGACGGCGACCGGTCAGCTGGCCCTCCCCGAAATCACGATCTCCTCGATCCAGACCGCGGCGACGATCCCCGACCAGGGCACGATCCTGCTGGGAGGCCAGCGCCTCGTGACCGAGACCGAGGTCGAGACCGGCGTCCCGGTGCTCTCCAAGATGCCCCTCATCAACCGCTTCTTCAGCAACCGCATCGAGGTCAAGGAAGAGCGCACCCTGCTCATCCTCCTGAAGCCCACCATCCTCATCCAGAGCGAGGAAGAAGAGAAGCACTTCCCCGGCCTGCTCGACCGCCTCGGCGTCGGGTACTGAGCCGGAACCACCCGCCGCAGATGCCCTGAAAGGCCCCTTCGGCGGTCCGGAGACCGATTCCCCGCCCTCCCCGAGTTGCATGCCGGGGAGGGCGTTTGTCTGTACCCTGTCGAAGAATGTAACCCGAACTACTCGCGACGGTTGACACACCGATTGCACCGTCGCTAGTCTGACCGCGACACGCGGAGAGACACGGATGCCCCCCGAAGATTCACGACTTCGCATCTATCACGAAGGCGATGTGGTTCAGGTCCGATTTGTGGACCGGAACATCCTCGACGAAGCGAACATCCAGCGCATCGGCGAGGAGATCGTCACGGTCATCGAGCAGCGAGACCGGCCCAAGATCCTCATCAGCTTCGAGAATGTTGATCATCTCTCGTCTGCCGCCCTTGGCACACTGATCACGATCAACAACAAGGTCCGCGCCCGGAACGGCCAACTCCGCCTGGCCGAGATCGATCCGCAGATCTACGAGGTGTTCGTGATCACGAAGCTCAACAAGCTCTTCGAGATCCACGATTCCGCCGACGAGGCTCTCGCCAGTTTCGCGTGAGCGTGCGGCCGCCTGACACACCCCCCGCTCGGCCGCGTCCCGGCCGAGGCATGCCCGTTCGGCGCGCATGACCAGCATCCCACCCAAGCCCGAGGCGCACGATCGCATCGTGCTGCACGACCGACGCGAGGACATCGAGCGCTGTGAGCGCGCGATCCTCGACGCCGTCGTCGCGCAGGGATTCCCCGAGGCCTCTCGTTTCGCGCTGCGACTCGCGCTCGAGGAAGCCATCGTCAACGCCTTCCGGCACGGGCACAAGGACCTCCCGGGCGAGCCGGTGACCGTCGAGTGGACGATCACCTCCACCACGTGCAGCATCACGGTCTGCGACCGCGGGCCCGGCTTCAAGCCCTCCGATGTCCCGGACCCCACCCTCGACGAGAACCTCGACACCCCGTCGGGGCGGGGCATCATGCTGATGCGCGCCTACATGAGCGACATCCGCTACAACGAGAGCGGGAACTGCGTCACGATGGTCTACACCAAGCCAGACGCGCCGGCCCCGAAGAAATCATCCTGAGCCGCCGCGAACGTGATCAGGCGCCCCAGCTCCGGACCGCCAGCACCCGGCTCTCCGCAGGGGGCTCGAGCGATGGTTCCTGCCCGGCCAACTCGGCGAACGCTTCGGGGCGCAGCCGGATCGCCTCCAGCAGCTCCAGCTCGTCGCGCAGGGCGTCCTCGTCGTCGGTGGGAAGGGCGAGTTCCTTCGCGACCCCGACCACGGCGAGCGACTCGGCCTCACGCAGCGAGCCGGCGGTGAGCAGCACCTCCCAGCGGCCCTGCTCCTCGCCCAGCTCGTCG
This Phycisphaeraceae bacterium DNA region includes the following protein-coding sequences:
- the carA gene encoding glutamine-hydrolyzing carbamoyl-phosphate synthase small subunit, with the translated sequence MHHTTHARLALADGSLFEGAAFGATDKPRTIAAEVVFNTAMTGYQESLTDPSYTGQILVETAPLVGNTGTNPQDVESTRVQVSGFVVRELAQRHSNYRADSDLSAYLASNGVLGLADVDTRALARRLRVAGVMAGVLSNDPTISDADLVRLAREAHDTTGQNLVPLVGCSSRQSWRDTLGEWAPTASLGGAPGKTLRADGETRRRVLALDCGAKWNILRHLTQRGCEVVVAPHDTPAAEIRAAADRGEIDGLFVSNGPGDPAAVTTTIDTLRALVGGEPGSVVPTFGICLGHQLLSLALGAKTYKLKFGHRGVNQPVRNLLTGRVEITSQNHGYAVDTDSLSRVGGEATHVNLNDHSLAGFRMTDRPVFAVQHHPEASPGPHDANYLFDGFVRMMESKSPVSAASLTSAR
- a CDS encoding STAS domain-containing protein, which translates into the protein MPPEDSRLRIYHEGDVVQVRFVDRNILDEANIQRIGEEIVTVIEQRDRPKILISFENVDHLSSAALGTLITINNKVRARNGQLRLAEIDPQIYEVFVITKLNKLFEIHDSADEALASFA
- a CDS encoding ATP-binding protein; amino-acid sequence: MTSIPPKPEAHDRIVLHDRREDIERCERAILDAVVAQGFPEASRFALRLALEEAIVNAFRHGHKDLPGEPVTVEWTITSTTCSITVCDRGPGFKPSDVPDPTLDENLDTPSGRGIMLMRAYMSDIRYNESGNCVTMVYTKPDAPAPKKSS